Sequence from the Osmia bicornis bicornis chromosome 13, iOsmBic2.1, whole genome shotgun sequence genome:
CTCTGTGCCAGATGACTCACCAATTATTCTTATCGAACTTACATTCAAAATGATTGataatgattaaaaatgattgatcTTTCACGGAGCAATCGACACGACATTGTTGTTACCAGATTGTTGCTACGTAACAATCGGTTTCGGATAAAACGTTTTCTCGAAATCATTGCGATAGACAGCTATGACTTGCGTTCTGCGCTTTCGGTCATGTACAAGGTGTTCCATAATACCCGGCACCCTGTCCGCTGAAAAACAGCTGATCGGGTCTATCAGCGAAAGACTAAGAGAATGATTCGTAAAGAACGATACGTACACGGTTATTGGTCGTCGAACGATTTTCGATGTACAAGCGCCGGTCGTACAGTCAGCCGGTGTCGAGAGAAAAACGTTGAACCGAAGGTAGGACGGGTTGGTTTCTTTTTGTCGGTAGGCGCCACCGCTTCCGGCCCGGCAGACGCGAATACAGAAGCCGAGGGAGCAAGATTAAAGTGAGAGTTTACGACGGTGAACTCGTGTTGCTCTTCTTAAAGCTCGATGTTTCACCGATGCTACGTAGGTCGATGGCGATAAGTGCAGACAGGAGAGTTTCATTTTAATGTAAATCGAGTCCTTCCATCGGATAGAAAATTGTAGGGGGTGGAATTCGAACAATGGCGATCTGCTCTGTGTATGTTTAGGAATAATTCTGGGAAAGCAAACGAATCACTTGATTGgtatttttttcttactttCTTTAAAGGCCTAGCCCGGGCGGTGTCGGCGACAACGGTGTCCAAGGAGTACGCGGCAAAGGCCTGCCGCACGTGATCTACTGTCGTCTTTGGCGTTGGCCGGATTTGCAGTCGCACCACGAGCTGAGAGCAATCGAGCATTGCGAGTACGCGTTCACGCAGAAGCGGGACGAAGTCTGCGTGAATCCGTACCACTATCAACGAATACAAACGCCAGGTAGGCTGCATTAACGAACATCGAATCCTTGAACGATTCGTATGGATTACGGAATTGTTAACGCACCGAATGAAAAACTTACAGTTTTGCCAGCTATCCTCGTACCACGGCACAGTTTAGCCGGGGACGAGTCCGTCCTTTACAACACCTCCCTCGAGGAGCTGAGCGTCAGCGTGCCGGAGAACACCAACTTCCACGCTACCTTGAATCATCAGCACCATAATCAGCAGAGTATACCGCAATCGccgcagcaacagcaacaaccgcagcagcagcaacagcagcaacagcaaccgACGAACAATCCCTATCAAGGAATGCAAGTTAGTATCAAAGTGCAATTTAAAGAGAGAGAGTTTGATTAGTTGGTCAACCACCACTTGCCAGTTCTAAACTCGAAGCTTCTTATTTTTCAGGGTATGCAGGCAACGAGTCCGGCCAGTGTCGGTAGTTTAGGAAGCGTTCAGGGTTCGCCGCATCCGGCGCCCGGATCCATGGATCCTCCTGCCGATACTCCTCCTCCAGGCTACATAAGCGAAGATGGCGATAACATGGATCACAACGACAATATGTCTCTGTCACGTTTGTCTCCCAGCCCCGTAGACGCACAACCAGTTATGTACTGCGAGCCAGCTTTCTGGTGTGTTCGATTATTCGTCGAGAATTGCGTACAGTTTAAAAGCGACTCCATTCTTAtcttatatttcttttttttctcgcaTTGACCAGGTGTTCGATAAGTTACTACGAACTGAATACGAGAGTGGGCGAAACGTTCCACGCGTCCCAGCCCAGCATCACGGTAGATGGATTCACCGATCCAAGTAACTCCGAACGCTTTTGTCTGGGATTACTGTCGAACGTGAACCGTAACACTGTAGTCGAACAGACGAGACGACATATCGGTAAAGGAGCCAGACTGTACTACATCGGCGGAGAAGTGTTCGCAGAGTGTTTGTCTGATTCGA
This genomic interval carries:
- the LOC114879806 gene encoding mothers against decapentaplegic homolog 3 isoform X1 codes for the protein MTSMLSSFNPPIVKRLLGWKKAEGEDKWSEKAVKSLVKKLKKSTGLEELEKAITTQSCNTKCITIPRPSPGGVGDNGVQGVRGKGLPHVIYCRLWRWPDLQSHHELRAIEHCEYAFTQKRDEVCVNPYHYQRIQTPVLPAILVPRHSLAGDESVLYNTSLEELSVSVPENTNFHATLNHQHHNQQSIPQSPQQQQQPQQQQQQQQQPTNNPYQGMQGMQATSPASVGSLGSVQGSPHPAPGSMDPPADTPPPGYISEDGDNMDHNDNMSLSRLSPSPVDAQPVMYCEPAFWCSISYYELNTRVGETFHASQPSITVDGFTDPSNSERFCLGLLSNVNRNTVVEQTRRHIGKGARLYYIGGEVFAECLSDSSIFVQSPNCNQRYGWHPATVCKIPPGCNLKIFNNQEFAALLSQSVSQGFEAVYQLTRMCTIRMSFVKGWGAAYRRQTVTSTPCWIELHLNGPLQWLDRVLTQMGSPRLPCSSMS
- the LOC114879806 gene encoding mothers against decapentaplegic homolog 3 isoform X2, translating into MAICSVPSPGGVGDNGVQGVRGKGLPHVIYCRLWRWPDLQSHHELRAIEHCEYAFTQKRDEVCVNPYHYQRIQTPVLPAILVPRHSLAGDESVLYNTSLEELSVSVPENTNFHATLNHQHHNQQSIPQSPQQQQQPQQQQQQQQQPTNNPYQGMQGMQATSPASVGSLGSVQGSPHPAPGSMDPPADTPPPGYISEDGDNMDHNDNMSLSRLSPSPVDAQPVMYCEPAFWCSISYYELNTRVGETFHASQPSITVDGFTDPSNSERFCLGLLSNVNRNTVVEQTRRHIGKGARLYYIGGEVFAECLSDSSIFVQSPNCNQRYGWHPATVCKIPPGCNLKIFNNQEFAALLSQSVSQGFEAVYQLTRMCTIRMSFVKGWGAAYRRQTVTSTPCWIELHLNGPLQWLDRVLTQMGSPRLPCSSMS